A window of the Coturnix japonica isolate 7356 chromosome 12, Coturnix japonica 2.1, whole genome shotgun sequence genome harbors these coding sequences:
- the SLC38A3 gene encoding sodium-coupled neutral amino acid transporter 3: protein MEGPELPVQAEMVELVPNGKHTAALSTTNVPSLPGDRFDENQCGAEMEEFLPHGSEKKQTHFTDFEGKTSFGMSVFNLSNAIMGSGILGLAYAMANTGIILFLFLLTAVALLSSYSIHLLLKSSGIVGIRAYEQLGFRAFGTPGKLAAAIAITLQNIGAMSSYLYIVKSEVPLVIQTFLNLEEKTTDWYLNGNYLVILVSVTIILPLALMKQLGYLGYASGFSLSCMVFFLISVIYKKFQIPCPLPEQEGNITIGINASLGGEHWDGPAAPLPPEVEACTPNFFTLNSQTAYTIPIMAFAFVCHPEVLPIYTELKDPSKKKMQCISNISITVMYLMYFLAALFGYLTFYGRVESELLHTYSRVDPFDVLILCVRVAVLTAVTLTVPIVLFPVRRAIQQMLFQGKNFSWIRHIAIAVILLTFINLLVIFAPSILGIFGLIGATSAPCLIFIFPAIFYIRIMPKDKEPLRSTPKILAACFALLGVLFMIMSLSFIITDWATGGGRSGGSH, encoded by the exons ATGGAGGGCCCAGAGCTGCCCGTCCAGGCTGAGATGGTGGAGCTGGTGCCCAACGGGAAGCACACGGCTGCACTCAGCACGACCAATGTCCCATCGCTGCCTGGTGACAG GTTTGATGAGAATCAGTGTGGAGCGGAGATGGAGGAGTTCCTGCCCCACGGCTCTGAGAAGAAGCAGACGCACTTCACTGAT TTTGAAGGCAAGACGTCGTTCGGGATGTCTGTCTTCAACCTGAGCAACGCCATCATGGGCAGCGGCATCCTGGGGCTGGCCTACGCCATGGCCAACACCGGCATCATCCTCTTCCT CTTCCTGCTGACGGCCGTGGCTCTGCTGTCCAGCTACTCCATCCACCTGCTGCTGAAATCCTCGGGCATCGTGG gCATCCGTGCCTATGAGCAGTTGGGTTTCCGAGCCTTTGGCACACCGGGCAAACTGGCTGCAGCCATTGCAATCACACTGCAGAATATTGGAG CCATGTCCAGCTACCTGTACATTGTCAAGTCCGAGGTGCCGCTGGTCATCCAGACCTTCCTCAACCTGGAGGAGAAGACCAC GGACTGGTACCTGAACGGGAACTACCTGGTGATCCTGGTCTCCGTCACCATCATCCTGCCTTTGGCCCTGATGAAGCAGCTGG GCTACCTGGGCTACGCCAGTGGCTTCTCGCTCAGCTGCATGGTCTTCTTCCTCATCTCg GTCATCTACAAGAAGTTCCAAATTCCCTGCCCGCTGCCTGAGCAAGAGGGGAACATCACCATTGGCATCAACGCCTCCCTGGGTGGCGAGCACTGGGATGGCCCTGCAGCTCCACTGCCCCCCGAGGTGGAGGCCTGCACCCCAAACTTCTTCACCCTCAACTCCCAG ACAGCGTACACCATCCCCATCATGGCCTTCGCCTTCGTGTGTCACCCCGAGGTGCTGCCCATCTACACAGAGCTGAAGGA CCCTTCCAAGAAGAAGATGCAGTGCATCTCCAACATCTCCATCACCGTCATGTACCTCATGTACTTCCTGGCCGCCCTCTTTGGCTACCTCACGTTCTATG ggcgCGTGGAGTCGGAGCTGCTGCACACCTACAGCCGGGTGGACCCCTTTGATGTGCTGATCCTCTGCGTGCGGGTGGCCGTGCTGACAGCTGTGACACTCACTGTCCCCATCGTCCTGTTCCCG GTGCGCCGTGCTATCCAGCAGATGCTGTTCCAAGGCAAGAACTTCAGCTGGATCCGCCACATCGCCATCGCTGTGATCCTGCTGACCTTCATCAACCTCCTGGTCATTTTTGCCCCCTCCATCCTTGGCATCTTTGGGCTGATTG GTGCCACCTCTGCCCCCTGCCTCATCTTCATCTTCCCGGCCATCTTCTACATCCGTATCATGCCCAAGGACAAGGAGCCCCTGCGCTCCACCCCCAAAATCCTG GCTGCCTGTTTCGCTCTCCTCGGGGTGCTTTTCATGATCATGAGCCTCAGCTTCATCATCACCGACTGGGCCACAGGGGGGGGACGGAGTGGCGGCAGCCACTAG
- the SEMA3B gene encoding semaphorin-3B isoform X2, with protein MSRPPLLLLLVLLPAARCPAPAATPRLRLSFPELRARHGLRLFQLERSCCYEALLLDEERGRLFVGAKNHLLSLSLDNISQRDRKIYWPAPVEWREECNWAGKDITAECMNFVKILHAYNRTHLYTCGTGAFHPTCAFVEVGQHTEDHVFKLDARRAEDGKGKSPYDPRHAAASVLVGEELYSGVATDLMGRDFTIFRSMGSRPSVRTEQHDSRWLNEPKFVDVFWVPESENPDDDKIYFFFRETAVERQQGLGKASVSRIGQICRNDMGGQRSLVNKWTTFLKARLVCAVPGTDGADTHFDELRDVFLLQTRDKRNPLVYAAFSTSSSIFQGSAICVYTMADIRRAFLGPFAHKEGPNYQWMPYQARVPYPRPGMCPSRTFGTFSSTKDFPDEVIQFARHHPLMYNPVLPHGQRPLFLQAGVPHTFTRIAVDRVAAADGHYDVLFIGTDVGTVLKVVSAPQQSWHGMEPLLLEELQVFQDASPIISLQLSSKRQQLYAGSAAAVAQLPLHRCGAYGKACAECCLARDPYCAWDGTACTRFVPSTKRRSRRQDVRNGDPNVLCSEEPSQGRVPQRQLYGVEGSSVFLECVPRSLRARVAWTYQRGPDAPQREVQPDERVVRTERGLLLRSVQRHDAGLYVCRATERGFTQPVLRLALGVLGAVAPGGRAPWYRDFLQLLERPEAACGRLRPPPPVPAGPPARRRGGTEPEPGGGAEPRAARRRRTRGGPRAERGPRSAPAR; from the exons ATGAGCCGCCCGccgctcctgctgctgctcgtGCTGCTGCCCGCCGCCCGCTGCCCCGCACCTGCCGCCACCCCGCGGCTCCGGTTGTCCTTCCCGG AGCTGCGGGCCCGCCACGGGCTGCGACTCTTCCAGCTGGAGCGCTCGTGCTGCTACGAGGCCCTGCTGCTGGATGAGGAGCGCGGCCGCCTCTTTGTGGGTGCCAAGAACCACCTGCTGTCACTGAGCCTGGACAACATCAGCCAGCGGGACAGGAAG ATCTACTGGCCGGCTCCGGTGGAGTGGAGGGAGGAGTGCAACTGGGCCGGCAAGGACATCACA GCCGAGTGCATGAACTTCGTGAAGATCCTGCATGCCTACAACCGGACCCACCTGTACACCTGCGGCACCGGCGCCTTCCACCCCACCTGCGCCTTCGTGGAGGTGGGCCAGCACACCGAG GACCATGTCTTCAAGCTGGATGCGCGGCGCGCTGAGGATGGCAAGGGGAAGAGCCCCTACGATCCCCGGCACGCAGCCGCCTCCGTTCTCGTGG GTGAGGAGCTCTACTCGGGGGTGGCCACCGATCTGATGGGGCGCGATTTCACCATCTTCCGCAGCATGGGCTCCCGGCCGTCCGTCCGCACGGAGCAGCACGACTCCCGCTGGCTCAACG AGCCCAAGTTCGTGGATGTTTTTTGGGTGCCTGAGAGCGAGAACCCCGACGACGACAAAATCTACTTCTTCTTCCGTGAGACAGCGGTGGAGCGGCAGCAGGGGCTGGGCAAGGCCAGCGTCAGCCGCATCGGCCAGATCTGCAGG AACGACATGGGCGGGCAGCGCAGCCTGGTGAACAAGTGGACGACGTTCCTCAAGGCGCGCCTGGTGTGCGCCGTGCCCGGCACCGATGGCGCCGACACACACTTTGATGAGCTCC GTGATGTCTTCCTGCTGCAGACGAGGGACAAGCGCAACCCCTTGGTCTACGCCGCCTTCTCCACCTCCAG CTCCATCTTCCAGGGCTCAGCCATCTGTGTCTACACCATGGCCGACATCCGCCGTGCGTTCCTGGGCCCCTTTGCACACAAGGAGGGCCCCAACTACCAGTGGATGCCATACCAGGCGCGCGTGCCGTACCCACGCCCGGGCATG tgCCCCAGCAGAACCTTTGGCACCTTCAGCTCCACCAAGGACTTCCCGGATGAGGTGATCCAGTTTGCCCGGCACCACCCACTGATGTACAACCCGGTGCTGCCCCACGGCCAGCGGCCCCTCTTCCTGCAAGCCGGCGTGCCCCACACCTTCACCCGCATCGCCGTCGACCGCGTGGCTGCCGCCGATGGCCACTACGATGTCCTCTTCATTGGCACAG ATGTGGGCACTGTGCTGAAGGTGGTGTCGGCACCGCAGCAGAGCTGGCACGGCATGGAGccgctgctgctggaggagctgcaggtctTCCAG GACGCATCCCCCATCAtcagcctgcagctctcctctAAGCGG CAACAGCTCTACGCCGGCTCAGCCGCCGCCGTGGCCCAGCTGCCCCTGCACCGCTGCGGCGCCTACGGCAAAGCGTGCGCCGAGTGCTGCCTGGCACGGGACCCGTACTGCGCCTGGGACGGCACCGCCTGCACCCGCTTCGTGCCCAGCACCAAGAG GCGCTCCCGCCGGCAGGACGTCCGCAACGGGGACCCCAACGTGCTGTGCTCCGAAG AGCCCTCGCAGGGCCGAGTGCCCCAACGGCAGCTGTACGGGGTGGAGGGCAGCAGCGTGTTCCTCGAGTGCGTGCCCCGCTCGCTGCGTGCCCGAGTCGCCTGGACGTACCAGCGCGGTCCCGACGCTCCCCAGCGCGAG GTGCAGCCGGACGAGAGGGTGGTGAGGACGGAGCGGGGGCTGCTGCTGCGCAGCGTTCAGCGGCACGACGCCGGGCTCTACGTGTGCCGGGCCACCGAGCGGGGCTTCACGCAGCCCGTGCTGCGCCTGGCGCTGGGCGTCCTCGGCGCCGTCGCCCCCGGGGGCCGCGCTCCCTGGTACCGGGACTTCCTGCAGTTGCTCGAGCGGCCCGAGGCGGCCTGCGGGCGGCTGCGACCCCCGCCTCCCGTCCCGGCCGGGCCCCCCGCGCGGAGGCGGGGCGGGACGGAGCCGGAGCCGGGGGGCGGTGCGGAGCCACGGGCCGCCCGACGCCGCCGTACCCGGGGCGGACCGAGAGCCGAGCGCGGCCCACGCAGCGCCCCCGCCCGGTGA
- the SEMA3B gene encoding semaphorin-3B isoform X1 → MSRPPLLLLLVLLPAARCPAPAATPRLRLSFPELRARHGLRLFQLERSCCYEALLLDEERGRLFVGAKNHLLSLSLDNISQRDRKIYWPAPVEWREECNWAGKDITAECMNFVKILHAYNRTHLYTCGTGAFHPTCAFVEVGQHTEDHVFKLDARRAEDGKGKSPYDPRHAAASVLVGEELYSGVATDLMGRDFTIFRSMGSRPSVRTEQHDSRWLNEPKFVDVFWVPESENPDDDKIYFFFRETAVERQQGLGKASVSRIGQICRNDMGGQRSLVNKWTTFLKARLVCAVPGTDGADTHFDELRDVFLLQTRDKRNPLVYAAFSTSSSIFQGSAICVYTMADIRRAFLGPFAHKEGPNYQWMPYQARVPYPRPGMCPSRTFGTFSSTKDFPDEVIQFARHHPLMYNPVLPHGQRPLFLQAGVPHTFTRIAVDRVAAADGHYDVLFIGTDVGTVLKVVSAPQQSWHGMEPLLLEELQVFQDASPIISLQLSSKRQQLYAGSAAAVAQLPLHRCGAYGKACAECCLARDPYCAWDGTACTRFVPSTKRRSRRQDVRNGDPNVLCSEGAWGRGARGGSRSGETTDAGCRPAEPSQGRVPQRQLYGVEGSSVFLECVPRSLRARVAWTYQRGPDAPQREVQPDERVVRTERGLLLRSVQRHDAGLYVCRATERGFTQPVLRLALGVLGAVAPGGRAPWYRDFLQLLERPEAACGRLRPPPPVPAGPPARRRGGTEPEPGGGAEPRAARRRRTRGGPRAERGPRSAPAR, encoded by the exons ATGAGCCGCCCGccgctcctgctgctgctcgtGCTGCTGCCCGCCGCCCGCTGCCCCGCACCTGCCGCCACCCCGCGGCTCCGGTTGTCCTTCCCGG AGCTGCGGGCCCGCCACGGGCTGCGACTCTTCCAGCTGGAGCGCTCGTGCTGCTACGAGGCCCTGCTGCTGGATGAGGAGCGCGGCCGCCTCTTTGTGGGTGCCAAGAACCACCTGCTGTCACTGAGCCTGGACAACATCAGCCAGCGGGACAGGAAG ATCTACTGGCCGGCTCCGGTGGAGTGGAGGGAGGAGTGCAACTGGGCCGGCAAGGACATCACA GCCGAGTGCATGAACTTCGTGAAGATCCTGCATGCCTACAACCGGACCCACCTGTACACCTGCGGCACCGGCGCCTTCCACCCCACCTGCGCCTTCGTGGAGGTGGGCCAGCACACCGAG GACCATGTCTTCAAGCTGGATGCGCGGCGCGCTGAGGATGGCAAGGGGAAGAGCCCCTACGATCCCCGGCACGCAGCCGCCTCCGTTCTCGTGG GTGAGGAGCTCTACTCGGGGGTGGCCACCGATCTGATGGGGCGCGATTTCACCATCTTCCGCAGCATGGGCTCCCGGCCGTCCGTCCGCACGGAGCAGCACGACTCCCGCTGGCTCAACG AGCCCAAGTTCGTGGATGTTTTTTGGGTGCCTGAGAGCGAGAACCCCGACGACGACAAAATCTACTTCTTCTTCCGTGAGACAGCGGTGGAGCGGCAGCAGGGGCTGGGCAAGGCCAGCGTCAGCCGCATCGGCCAGATCTGCAGG AACGACATGGGCGGGCAGCGCAGCCTGGTGAACAAGTGGACGACGTTCCTCAAGGCGCGCCTGGTGTGCGCCGTGCCCGGCACCGATGGCGCCGACACACACTTTGATGAGCTCC GTGATGTCTTCCTGCTGCAGACGAGGGACAAGCGCAACCCCTTGGTCTACGCCGCCTTCTCCACCTCCAG CTCCATCTTCCAGGGCTCAGCCATCTGTGTCTACACCATGGCCGACATCCGCCGTGCGTTCCTGGGCCCCTTTGCACACAAGGAGGGCCCCAACTACCAGTGGATGCCATACCAGGCGCGCGTGCCGTACCCACGCCCGGGCATG tgCCCCAGCAGAACCTTTGGCACCTTCAGCTCCACCAAGGACTTCCCGGATGAGGTGATCCAGTTTGCCCGGCACCACCCACTGATGTACAACCCGGTGCTGCCCCACGGCCAGCGGCCCCTCTTCCTGCAAGCCGGCGTGCCCCACACCTTCACCCGCATCGCCGTCGACCGCGTGGCTGCCGCCGATGGCCACTACGATGTCCTCTTCATTGGCACAG ATGTGGGCACTGTGCTGAAGGTGGTGTCGGCACCGCAGCAGAGCTGGCACGGCATGGAGccgctgctgctggaggagctgcaggtctTCCAG GACGCATCCCCCATCAtcagcctgcagctctcctctAAGCGG CAACAGCTCTACGCCGGCTCAGCCGCCGCCGTGGCCCAGCTGCCCCTGCACCGCTGCGGCGCCTACGGCAAAGCGTGCGCCGAGTGCTGCCTGGCACGGGACCCGTACTGCGCCTGGGACGGCACCGCCTGCACCCGCTTCGTGCCCAGCACCAAGAG GCGCTCCCGCCGGCAGGACGTCCGCAACGGGGACCCCAACGTGCTGTGCTCCGAAGGTGCGTGGGGCcgcggggcgcggggcggctCCCGCAGCGGGGAGACGACGGACGCGGGATGTCGTCCCGCAGAGCCCTCGCAGGGCCGAGTGCCCCAACGGCAGCTGTACGGGGTGGAGGGCAGCAGCGTGTTCCTCGAGTGCGTGCCCCGCTCGCTGCGTGCCCGAGTCGCCTGGACGTACCAGCGCGGTCCCGACGCTCCCCAGCGCGAG GTGCAGCCGGACGAGAGGGTGGTGAGGACGGAGCGGGGGCTGCTGCTGCGCAGCGTTCAGCGGCACGACGCCGGGCTCTACGTGTGCCGGGCCACCGAGCGGGGCTTCACGCAGCCCGTGCTGCGCCTGGCGCTGGGCGTCCTCGGCGCCGTCGCCCCCGGGGGCCGCGCTCCCTGGTACCGGGACTTCCTGCAGTTGCTCGAGCGGCCCGAGGCGGCCTGCGGGCGGCTGCGACCCCCGCCTCCCGTCCCGGCCGGGCCCCCCGCGCGGAGGCGGGGCGGGACGGAGCCGGAGCCGGGGGGCGGTGCGGAGCCACGGGCCGCCCGACGCCGCCGTACCCGGGGCGGACCGAGAGCCGAGCGCGGCCCACGCAGCGCCCCCGCCCGGTGA
- the LOC107319648 gene encoding 2'-5'-oligoadenylate synthase 1-like, which yields MSGKGLCAQLVMELETVTQNQLEGWVAANLQPSPEFSAAVRQTVKHICDFLKERCFEGIRVLKTVKGGSAGKGTALRNNSDADVVLFVNCFSSYQEQEQERARILAIIENRLYECPPTASTVTISTPRYKDSRDRPRSLSLTLSSIASGESIDVDILPAYDALGQVIQDAPPDSIVYVKLLATGCGPGDFSPSFTELQKNFVKWRPAKVKDLLRLVKFWYKEMLKPQYPDAKLPPKYALELLTIYVWEEGTNRSEDFSMAEGFRTVLELLGRHQDICIYWEKYYFLRDERIGAHLKNQLRQTRPVILDPADPTGILGQDKRWDLVATEAARRCMSLPCIRDARPWNVQPARPVTVQVKKLQGISLSRRVSPSTTIWELKGEIEKEWGIPRYQQRLALQQNPSSYSSVLQDGDSLATHGLFYDTVLLLLHTEPQKMDVLVKDSSNKTNVYTVRPTDTVKQLKQQIYARQHVPVEQQRLTYETRELENHHTLEHYSVQPRSTIYLLLRLRGGAGPLPRCFVSS from the exons aTGAGCGGTAAGGGGTTGTGTGCGCAGTTGGTGATGGAGTTGGAGACAGTGACCCAGAACCAGCTGGAGGGCTGGGTGGCCGCCAACCTGCAGCCCAGCCCGGAATTCAGCGCGGCGGTGAGACAGACGGTGAAGCACATCTGCGACTTCCTCAAGGAGCGCTGCTTCGAGGGCATCAGAGTCCTCAAGACCGTCAAG GGCGGCTCGGCAGGGAAGGGCACGGCGCTGCGCAACAACTCGGATGCCGACGTGGTGCTCTTCGTTAACTGCTTCTCCAGCTAccaggagcaggagcaggagcGGGCCCGCATCCTCGCCATCATCGAGAATCGGCTCTATGAGTGTCCCCCGACAGCGTCCACAGTCACAATCAGCACCCCGCGCTACAAGGACAGCCGGGACAGACCGCGCTCCCTCAGCCTCACCCTCTCCTCCATCGCTTCTGGCGAGTCCATCGACGTGGACATCCTGCCTGCCTACGATGCGCTGG GGCAGGTGATTCAGGATGCCCCCCCGGACTCCATTGTCTACGTGAAGCTGTTGGCCACGGGCTGCGGTCCCGGTGATTTCTCTCCCAGcttcacagaactgcagaagaaCTTTGTGAAGTGGCGCCCCGCCAAGGTGAAGGACCTGCTGCGCCTGGTCAAGTTCTGGTACAAGGAG ATGCTGAAGCCACAGTACCCCGACGCTAAGCTGCCCCCCAAGTATGCGCTGGAGCTGCTGACCATCTACGTCTGGGAGGAGGGCACAAATAGGAGCGAGGATTTCAGCATGGCTGAGGGCTTCCGcactgtgctggagctgctcgGCCGGCACCAGGACATCTGTATTTACTGGGAGAAGTACTATTTCCTGCGGGACGAGCGGATTGGTGCCCACCTGAAGAATCAGCTGCGCCAGACCCG CCCCGTCATCCTGGATCCTGCTGACCCCACTGGCATCCTGGGCCAAGACAAGAGATGGGACTTGGTGGCCACGGAGGCTGCCCGGAGATGTATGTCACTGCCCTGCATCCGTGATGCCCGCCCCTGGAATGTGCAG CCTGCCCGACCTGTGACTGTGCAAGTGAAGAAGCTGCAGGGCATCAGCCTGAGCAGGAGGGTCAGCCCCAGCACCACAATCTGGGAGCTGAAGGGGGAGATAGAGAAGGAGTGGGGCATCCCCCGCTACCAGCAGCGCCTGGCCCTGCAGCAGAACCCCAGCAGCTACTCGAGcgtgctgcaggatggggacaGCCTGGCCACCCATGGCCTCTTCTATGAcaccgtgctgctgctgctgcacacgGAGCCCCAGAAGATGGATGTTCTAGTGAAGGACAGCAGCAACAAGACCAATGTCTACACTGTGCGGCCCACCGACACTgtgaagcagctgaagcagcagaTCTATGCCCGCCAGCACGTGCCCGTGGAGCAGCAGCGCCTCACCTATGAGACCAGGGAGCTGGAGAACCACCACACGCTGGAGCATTACAGCGTGCAGCCCCGCAGCACCATCTACCTGCTGCTGCGGCTGCGGGGTGGTGCAGGACCCCTGCCCCGATGCTTCGTGTCCTCCTGA
- the LSMEM2 gene encoding leucine-rich single-pass membrane protein 2 isoform X2 — protein sequence MLLSPSSGHTAPQHRALDLWASMGPAVPAVHLQALQHSAMGTARPNDSLARGCLHPQAQSGPRYPEAGVLSHSVQLPAALTRLWECGHQAPANCFDDSAQRLGDGQHWSGPTLGAAVLCQGALDGVGRAEGTVPTEPADLDGTDPGAISLHPVASISDLHWASAGHKGTEVLQSQSVQTLAQWLESQEDAMRQLRAASGQLWARLNASAQRR from the exons ATGCTGCTCTCCCCATCCTCTGGACACACGGCACCACAGCACAGGGCACTGGACCTCTGGGCCAGCATGGGACCCGCTGTTCCTGCTGTGCATCTccaagctctgcagcacagtgccatgGGTACTGCCAGACCTAACGACAGCCTGGCACGGGGCTGCTTGCACCCGCAGGCTCAAAGTGGCCCCAGGTACCCGGAGGCAGGAGTACTTTCCCACTCCGtgcagctgccagctgcacTAACGAGGCTCTGGGAGTGCGGCCACCAGGCTCCTGCTAACTGCTTCGATGACAGCGCGCAGCGGCTGGGGGACGGCCAGCACTGGTCTGGCCCCACCCTGGGAGCAGCAGTCCTGTGCCAAGGAGCGCTGG ACGGTGTGGGCAGGGCAGAGGGCACCGTGCCAACAGAGCCCGCTGACCTTGATGGGACGGACCCTGGAGCCATCAGCCTGCACCCCGTGGCGTCTATCAGTGATCTGCACTGGGCCTCAGCTGGGCACAAGGGCACAGAAG tgctgcagagccagtCGGTGCAGACACTGGCCCAGTGGCTGGAGAGCCAGGAGGATGCCATGCGCCAACTGCGGGCAGCCAGCGGGCAGCTCTGGGCTCGCCTCAATGCCAGCGCCCAGCGCCGCTGA
- the LSMEM2 gene encoding leucine-rich single-pass membrane protein 2 isoform X3 codes for MPREAAEDGVGRAEGTVPTEPADLDGTDPGAISLHPVASISDLHWASAGHKGTEGNGPTPSSARLHRAPHGPPHLPTLRPVPPPTVCPCPGHPFFLALLGLLALASLVLATLAIYLSVLQSQSVQTLAQWLESQEDAMRQLRAASGQLWARLNASAQRR; via the exons ACGGTGTGGGCAGGGCAGAGGGCACCGTGCCAACAGAGCCCGCTGACCTTGATGGGACGGACCCTGGAGCCATCAGCCTGCACCCCGTGGCGTCTATCAGTGATCTGCACTGGGCCTCAGCTGGGCACAAGGGCACAGAAG ggaatgGCCCGACTCCATCCAGTGCCCGGCTGCACCGTGCTCCCCATGGTCCCCCACACCTGCCCACTCTGCGCCCTGTGCCACCTCCCACCGTCTGCCCCTGCCCTGGGCATCCCTTCTTCCTCGCCCTGCTGGGCCTCCTGGCTCTGGCCAGCCTGGTCCTGGCCACGCTGGCCATCTACCTGAGCG tgctgcagagccagtCGGTGCAGACACTGGCCCAGTGGCTGGAGAGCCAGGAGGATGCCATGCGCCAACTGCGGGCAGCCAGCGGGCAGCTCTGGGCTCGCCTCAATGCCAGCGCCCAGCGCCGCTGA
- the LSMEM2 gene encoding leucine-rich single-pass membrane protein 2 isoform X1, with translation MLLSPSSGHTAPQHRALDLWASMGPAVPAVHLQALQHSAMGTARPNDSLARGCLHPQAQSGPRYPEAGVLSHSVQLPAALTRLWECGHQAPANCFDDSAQRLGDGQHWSGPTLGAAVLCQGALDGVGRAEGTVPTEPADLDGTDPGAISLHPVASISDLHWASAGHKGTEGNGPTPSSARLHRAPHGPPHLPTLRPVPPPTVCPCPGHPFFLALLGLLALASLVLATLAIYLSVLQSQSVQTLAQWLESQEDAMRQLRAASGQLWARLNASAQRR, from the exons ATGCTGCTCTCCCCATCCTCTGGACACACGGCACCACAGCACAGGGCACTGGACCTCTGGGCCAGCATGGGACCCGCTGTTCCTGCTGTGCATCTccaagctctgcagcacagtgccatgGGTACTGCCAGACCTAACGACAGCCTGGCACGGGGCTGCTTGCACCCGCAGGCTCAAAGTGGCCCCAGGTACCCGGAGGCAGGAGTACTTTCCCACTCCGtgcagctgccagctgcacTAACGAGGCTCTGGGAGTGCGGCCACCAGGCTCCTGCTAACTGCTTCGATGACAGCGCGCAGCGGCTGGGGGACGGCCAGCACTGGTCTGGCCCCACCCTGGGAGCAGCAGTCCTGTGCCAAGGAGCGCTGG ACGGTGTGGGCAGGGCAGAGGGCACCGTGCCAACAGAGCCCGCTGACCTTGATGGGACGGACCCTGGAGCCATCAGCCTGCACCCCGTGGCGTCTATCAGTGATCTGCACTGGGCCTCAGCTGGGCACAAGGGCACAGAAG ggaatgGCCCGACTCCATCCAGTGCCCGGCTGCACCGTGCTCCCCATGGTCCCCCACACCTGCCCACTCTGCGCCCTGTGCCACCTCCCACCGTCTGCCCCTGCCCTGGGCATCCCTTCTTCCTCGCCCTGCTGGGCCTCCTGGCTCTGGCCAGCCTGGTCCTGGCCACGCTGGCCATCTACCTGAGCG tgctgcagagccagtCGGTGCAGACACTGGCCCAGTGGCTGGAGAGCCAGGAGGATGCCATGCGCCAACTGCGGGCAGCCAGCGGGCAGCTCTGGGCTCGCCTCAATGCCAGCGCCCAGCGCCGCTGA